A single window of Candoia aspera isolate rCanAsp1 chromosome 3, rCanAsp1.hap2, whole genome shotgun sequence DNA harbors:
- the LOC134492992 gene encoding disks large-associated protein 4-like isoform X2, translating into MALCLELFKQCSACLVGYKKTPPPVPPRTTSKPFISVTVQSSTESAQDNYLDNQDHKSEVNSQSGLSNSSDSLDSTRPPSVTRGNIITPANEPPELPQKNASLKSDKGTLTNEEPKVENIPKRKLSSIGIQVDCLQPVAKEELPPSATKFQSIGVQVEDEWRNSHSHSMSNKQDTDSDSQELNNSTCKSSERSLADCSPCNNSNNLDANTRQTAMPSEIKKNLSYGDSNDPALEPSSLPPPDPWLETSTNTPSEPTQPGACRRDGYWFQKLLQAETERLEGWCRQMDQETKENNLSEEVLGKVLSAVGSAQLLMSQKFQQFRGLCDQNLNPSSNPRPTAQDLAGFWDLLQLSIEDISMKFDELYHLKANGWQVTEPLEKKEEKKPPPPVPKKPAKLKSQLNRDKASDSVDKQRQEARKRLMAAKRAASVRQNSATESADSIEIYVPEAQTRL; encoded by the exons GTTCGGCATGCCTAGTGGGCTATAAAAAGACACCACCACCAGTCCCACCTCGGACCACCTCAAAGCCGTTCATCTCTGTCACAGTGCAGAGCAGCACTGAATCGGCACAGGACAACTATCTGGACAACCAGGACCACAAGAGTGAAGTCAACAGCCAGTCAGGACTGAGTAATTCCTCAGATAGCTTAGACAGTACTAGGCCGCCTAGCGTAACAAGAGGAAACATCATCACTCCAGCCAATGAGCCTCCTGAATTACCCCAGAAAAATGCATCCTTGAAGAGTGACAAAGGAACGTTGACTAACGAAGAACCAAAGGTGGAGAACATCCCCAAAAGGAAGCTGTCATCTATAGGAATACAA GTTGACTGCCTTCAACCAGTGGCAAAAGAGGAGCTCCCTCCATCAGCCACCAAATTCCAGTCCATCGGGGTACAGGTAGAGGACGAGTGGCG CAACAGCCACTCTCACAGCATGTCCAACAAACAGGATACAGATTCTGACTCACAGGAGCTGAATAATTCTACCTGTAAATCATCTGAAAGAAGCCTTGCTGATTGCTCCCCCTGTAACAACTCCAACAACCTTGATGCCAACACGAGGCAAACAGCCATGCCCTCTGAGATCAAGAAAAACCTCTCCTATGGAGATAGCAATGACCCAGCCCTGGaaccttcctctctccctcctcctgatCCTTGGCTTGAAACGTCCACCAACACTCCATCAGAACCAACGCAGCCAGGAGCTTGCCGAAGGGATGGGTACTGGTTTCAGAAACTACTGCAGGCAGAGACGGAAAGGTTGGAAGGGTGGTGTCGACAGATGGACCAAGAGACTAAAGAGAACAATCTATCTGAAGAAG TCTTAGGCAAAGTCCTCAGTGCAGTGGGCAGTGCACAACTACTAATGTCACAGAAATTCCAGCAATTCCGTGGCCTTTGTGACCAAAATTTG AACCCCAGTTCCAACCCTAGGCCCACAGCACAGGACCTTGCAGGGTTTTGGGATCTCTTACAGTTGTCCATTGAAGACATCAGCATGAAATTTGATGAGTTGTACCACCTAAAAGCAAATGGTTGGCAGGTGACAGAGCCATTGGAGAAGAAG gaagaaaagaaacctCCCCCTCCTGTGCCAAAGAAGCCAGCTAAACTGAAATCTCAGCTAAACCGGGATAAGGCATCTGACTCGGTAGACAAACAGCGCCAGGAAGCTCGCAAACGCCTCATGGCAGCCAAGCGTGCTGCCTCTGTTCGACAGAACTCTGCCACGGAGAGCGCGGACAGCATTGAAATCTATGTTCCTGAAGCGCAGACCCGTCTTTGa